DNA from Mugil cephalus isolate CIBA_MC_2020 chromosome 5, CIBA_Mcephalus_1.1, whole genome shotgun sequence:
tgatgacagatgtcatataTTACCCGGGAATAATGAGGTCAGAGTAAATGCCCGGGTATGACACCTCCGGCCACTGAATGGGCTGGTTCACCTATTTCTCGGTCGGTAAGCGACGGCCCCTGTTTTTTCTACTCTACACTCAGCAACaacattatttatgtgtctgcctgactaacgttAGCCATTTCACCCGCTTTCTGGCCgacaaatgctagcaacacaaaataaacactgactacgGGAgggttttgtatttgttttcacccagatgggggcgtggcctaatttgctactgtcatcTATAAGCTGAGCCACGTTAAACTTCTTTtaattgacattttaatttgtttcgcCAGAGCCTCTCAGTGAGCCTCTCTGAGCTAAGACCCTGACAGATGATAAATGGGCCCCCAGACGAATGTTAACAAACATGCTATGATGGGATACTGGTGAAGATTATTTCTCCAAAGTGTTTAAGTTTAGTGGATTTCTTTCTAACCGATGCCAGAACACCCTGCAGGCCTGTGGTCAACCAgaggacttttcttttcttttctattctttctACCCCATTTCCTCATCTCCATCACCCTGATTTGAGTTCCCCTCACTCATCCCCGCAGCGcaacgtctcctcctcctcggtttTGTGGCTTCTCCGTGTCTCCGTATCCgttacaacacacacaggccgATCCAGATCTCCCCCCTgaacggaggaagaggaggggagtcGCTCTGCAGAGCTCCGAATTCCACCTCACATCTGGAAaccatcttcttcctctctctcgtTGCCAATGTCtctaccccccaccccacaccccacgcccccccactcccacccctTCCTCCGCCGCTCTTTGCTGTAATGTAAATAGCTCTGTAATCATACTCCCTCTCCGAGCCCGCCGCACTGGGTGGCGTGTGCGAGAGAAACCCTACACAGTGCGCACTCCTCCAACAAGCCCagatctcctctcctctcctctctccctccatctccagATCCCAGCTGAGGTTTATTGGgtaataaaaagtgttttcttcTACTCTTTCCCCGCTCACTCACACACCTACTGCATGTGCGTTTGCTAAAGCAACGCGAGGCGCACAAGCAGCTGATTCAAAGCGTTGAGCTGGATGATAACGACCTCATAACCCGAAACTTCAGCGCTTAGCGTGTCGGCACACGAGCAATACACCTAGTTGCTCCATTATTCTGGCATCACATTGTCATATTTGAAATCCTTCTGTTGATTTCTTTCTGAATTCATTTTCTAGTGTTTGTAGGGACTCGGAGACTGGGAAATAACGACCGGGGTGGTAGACACAAACAAATTGTTTCCGTTCTTTGAGGAAAATTCAATCAAAGGCCGCTCGTCGTTAGCTGTATTCATTCAGCTCCTGTCTGCTCAGCCACAATACTCTCTAACAGTCTCCTTTTCTAACGGGCGAGACGAACGAACGCACAGAGCAGCCTCAACTTTGCTGATGGGGAAATCACATCCACTTAATCAATTAACGCAGATTTAACTCCGTCATCTCTGCTGTTAAAAAGGGTACAGTCTCATTACACTCCTGACCTGTCAACATTTGCTCCGGAGCCAGAGAGGAGTCCAGACGAATTCGAGCACGCACCACCTGCTGCAGTGAAAATCTCAACCTCCTCGGGCAGCACCCACAGTTCACGGTTTACTTTAACACCCGATTATCACTTCCATAAATCATCAGGCCAGAGGCGACGCAAACAGAACGCTGCTGAAGGCTTGGCAATTTTCCTCGCGTCTGATCACTTTGATCAACACCTATTCGTCACAAACTACAATacacactacaggccaaaagtgtGGAAGCATGTACATGAAAGATCAGTGCAGTATatactttgcatcaaaataaacatgattattatataaagagtaacttatcagaagacttttttactataattatcaggtatttgagtttttctttcttcgtaGTAACTgactctggctttaacaacagctTGGCAGAGTTAAAGTCAATAAttcaaaatgtgatttgttttttttacttttgcactgaagttgcgactcttgcaaatcttctcaacCCTAAatctaagcccttcttttctttttctgacatttattcagcaatcaTGTGGTGACTTTAAtgtacacctaaaggtaaactgaggaaaatggtgcaTTTCagtaaaagcaaagtctgatcatgcagtgaatacatcccaaaatacaaaGAACTGTTTTTTTAAGAAGGGCACTGTGAACAggaacttgaagttgcttccaaacttttggcttATCCAACACTTCCAGTTCAGGAAGCTGTTTGCACTCTTTTAGGCCTATACAGGAGTGTGTGTCCCTGTTGGTTAAGAGATTCTCAGCAGCATCATGAAgattttttattaaagaaaggATATAATTAGTACCGCGGgttcctacatttcccacaattcAACCAACGCTCAACAATCTTACTTGACCAATGGTCTCCACATCCACTGAAGACGTTacatttaaactcattttactGCGTGATAGAGTTATAATATATTGatgtttcagtttaaaaccaATGGAAAGGTCCCTTGATAGTACAGGAAGTAGTGTAAGGTTACAGTTATTTTACCGTCTTCGTTCACGgccttttttcctcctgtgaAGCGACTCTCAATCATTATCTTAATCTTTTCATTCTAGTAAATGAAAAGCATTCTGGTTTGGCACAGAACACTTTTTCCAGACTCTTACGATGACACATTGCGAGGTGTGGTAGTGGCATGAGAGACATATGAAGGCTTCCTGTCTCCGCCTTATCGGGAGTAGATTTCACAAACACAGCCATGCCCTTTACAAAAGGGATTTCTCAAAATGTCTTGCTTTTAAAATTAGGCGTTTATCTTTGGACGCCAGTAATCACGACCCTGTATGAaggcatcatttttttttttttttcaatttataaAATTCAGTATATAAGAAGCATGAACTTACAacatacaacaaacaaaaccacaagaaaccccacccaccccaggaccctccactgaaaaaaaaaaataaaacaaaaaaaattttaaaaaaagggacaaaaagtGCAGACGCCATTAGCTGAACATCTGGACAGATGTAATAATGAGAATACAGCTACAGTGTTTGCACATCATGCATCAAACCCAGAAATAACACCAGCATACAACAATCTACACCAATATAAGAAATAAAGAACGCTTGACATTAAGACACAGTAGCGGCAACAACCTTAAATTCCTGTGGACCTCTATTATATCTGAGTTTTTCCAGAAGATTTAAGGAAAGAACATCTTTTAACCAGCTTGAAAATGAAGGGGGCCTGTCAGATTtccaaattttttatttatttatttattttttagttaagAGATACGCTGATGACACCCGGGCTCATCTACTGATTTTGtcaaattctaaaaaaaaaaaaaaagcctccatgGACTCTGGTGCTGCAGCTACAGAGGCAGGGCACAGATCAGATACAGGAAATGACTCAAGCGCGCCGTTTCATTTCTGAACTTGCCTCTGCCCCACAAGTGTGCGGGGCGGCAGCTGACACAACGCAAACACCGCAGGTCACCGCTCGCCTCCCACTTTTGTGCAATCAATAACGGCCCAGCGAGCACCCGGAGCATTAGCTGCCATCCAGTGACACGCTGCAACATGTCAGATCCACCAATTATGTGTCAGTTAATTATCATGGCGGCATTTCCTTACAGGGAACCGTGTGTCAAACCTCAGAAGGTGTGTTCAATGACCCACTGACTCATGACCTGATCAGCCCCTTAATCTGCAAAGGGCTGTGGCAGTTGAAaggccgcacacacacaaacacaaacacacacactcacagggaTACATTTATCAAGCCCCTCAGTCAGATTACCAGCACTGGTGCCTTTAAGCTCACATATCCTCGTCCAGTGTGGTAATTCTAACTTGATTTCTTGCCCGCGGCTAGTAGTAACATCACCATTTGTCTGTGGGGTTTGGGAGGCTTTGAGGTGGATTTGGGGTCTGCTTGTAATTTGCAGCACAACAAGGGTTATTTTAAATGTCGTCATGAGGATCACGTCAGCTGATCCCGGATCAATAGTGGAGGCTTTCAGCCGTGTGACGCCCGGCAGACGACACAAACTCTATTCTGAATGGGTCAGtcagtgtctgtgttcaggATTACAGCGGTTTCCACGCAGAGAAAAGAGACCTGTTTTAATCTGGACCGTCCTTGACCCGCCTCCACCAAACActgagctcacacacacacacaaacacaaaaacagaaagtgtgtgagtgtgagctcATAGATTTGACGCCACCACAGAGCCTCAGCAATAACTGACAAGTCAGgaataacaaacaaataataaaaaaaaggaggataGTGTTTATGAAGATGATTACAACCAGGGTCTTGTTGACGGATAAGTCACTTCAATTTACTACTTTTGGAAAAGATTTCCATGTAAAATGTGTCATAACTTCCATATAATATGACACAAATTAAGTCCACAATGAGTAGAAAAGTGCCATGAATGTgtgatggaaaaagaaatgtttgtctAGGTTGATTACGTCGCTGGCAAAGTTTTACCTAATCGCACACAGCCTGCTTTCAGTTCAGCCAACGTTAAAACACTAATGAAAGACAGGACTCTGTGTGAAGTTAATGAACATAAAGCACACATGTcccaaataaaatcattaaaacacactGCAGGACTTCAAGAACTCCAGGGGATAATTGTTAAGCCCACCTACATGGCTCCACGGTGCCGCCAGTAAATCATGAACCGAGCAGAAAACACACGCAGCTTCGGCTCGggacacaaacaaaagcagaagcTGCTGCGCTCCATCAGCCACATGTATCGATCACCAatcaaacatcaacacaaactcCTCTGCGGCCACAACAGAGCTAAAGTTGCCTCCCCGGCACCGATGGGGAGCAGCTGGGCTGGAAAAGGATCGTGGACGAGGAGAGGACACTCACCGAGTCTGCTCGATCTCAAACGGCCTCAGAGTGAAGTCATCCCTGAGGGACTGGAACCAAGACATCAGCGCTGTTAGTGGACTGATGATAGGATTATTTGTCTCAGTCCTGCGCTCGCGTCCTCTGCTCCGCGCTGCTGCGTTCAGGGGGCGTCAGGGAAAATACTCCACCCTGATGTCAGTACCAAGAAGTaggggtgaaaaaaagaaaacatttatgaaACGAGCCCAGTTTCTGTTCCTGAAGTTGACTCAGTACAAATGTTGATACCTTGTTGCTCTACGTGATAGgctatttctgtttaatttgtttaatacAGCTCTATGTAGCAGGTTCAGATGGAAGAGCTATTTCTAAGCACGATTTATGCGATTTGTAtaattatattgttatatgatttattcagatttatgtGCTTTATATTTGATTCCCTGTGGATTAcaacatcttttattattattattattattattattattattattattattattattattattatttaaattaacattgATGTATTTGCTAAATCTTCCACttacacagaacaaacaaacaaaaaatagtaCAATaggcattaaaaaataatataaaaggtAACAAAGATTAGGGATACAAAtttcttcattaaaaatattacattacaacattacaaaacacacacacacacacacacacacatatatattatattatatatatatatatattatattatattatattatattgtcaGCTTTTTGTTGTAGTTTAAACCAAGTTTTGTTCACATACTCTGgccatttaaaagtaaaattttcACTTTTAATGTTCTTGCAAGGCTTCTTGAATTGGCCCTGAATATAATTGTCAGCGAGGAACAGATTAGCACGTTTTCTATTTCAAAGTTATGTAGTTTTCGTTTTTACGAGGGACACTCGAACGCACCATAAGCACAAAGCCGAGCACCGCCCAACAGATGAGATAAGAGAAGATGTTTGCTGCAAGAAACGACCTTATTCACAAACACTTGTATCCAGTCTGAgttaaagagaaacatttaagcATTCAGACTATGACCACAATGTATTTGTTTCTTGGACTTGACTGTGTGTGTCAGCTTCCctagaggaggacgaggagtgtgtttgtgcacccCTGACTTTTTTGTGTGGGTACCAATCCAAGTAAGTTTAgcaacaaaactaaatgtaatttGGTGGAAACTGATAGTCTAGTGTTTATATAagtctgcaaaataaaacatataatacCGAACGTGACCTCTTTAATGAAGggacaaacacagatttaagatttcagatttaatttgcaGGTTGAGCAAGTTTTACGCtaaaaaaaaggatcaacaCTGACACCTGGTGTTGGAGCTGAGTTACTGAAACCTCATTCACTTTGCCATGACAAAAATCCACTACTTTTAAACTTAGTTAGTGTACATAGATTGTTTGCTCATTTCAGATCACGTTTTATTGCttaaaatttcttttaaaattactagagttaaataacaataaaaacatataaatggactgacagttttatttatttccttaaaaTTTACCACTAAATTTACTACTCTACTAAAAACTTAAATGCTTAAAAGAAAACTATACTTTACCCAATTGGTCAGCATTTTTTGACCTTACACTTCCAATTTGTGATCATGACAGTAAAGTATAACATTatttagcttcttctttttaaaagaaatgacataaaacctcctaaatgtcaaaatgtcatcTTCGGCCGTTAAAAGATTTTACTGAAACAAGCCGATGAGTCAGTTGTTTTCACAAGATTTATAAATTAAAcccatttctgtctttgtgagaTTTGAAACTGTAGCAAATTAAACGAACGCGTTGAGTAGAAATAACGACTTTAATTCAGTTGGATTAGAAAACAAACGGAAACTGTTCACCACTGTTTTATCACGTCTTCTCCTCGTGAAGAACATGATTAGAAAACcacatcaaaaagttgaatatacattatttgtAAAAATTTGCAGCCGTGGCACCGTACAAATAGTGCAGATAAAAACACTGACtctataaaaacacagtttggaTGGAATCCTTTGAACAGGTCGATATCAGCGTTCAGTCCGTTACAGCTTTCCTGCCTCCTTGAACATGCTCAGCAGTCCGTCGTCTGCCCTCAGGGGAAAGTACAGCGTCCGGGTTTTGTAGTACTGGGGGTCAGACTGCAGGTTCTGGATGACGTCCGCCAGGAGGTGGGCGCGCTCCACGCCGCAGCCCGGAGCCTCGTAGCCTAGCTTGGTGAAGTGGACGTGCAGGTGGTAGTAGGACGGTTGGTAGTGCAGGTAGACTCTCAGCTTACTGGCTGGAAGGTTGTAGCGCTGCAGGATGATCTCCTAAATCACACAAACATACGTATTATTAACCTTTTTGTAACGTTTACTGATAAACTTATAGCCCAGGCAGAGGCAGGGATCACTGTGACCTCACCTTTCCTTTCTGGAACATGTTCTGCAGCAGCGGGAGGTGCTCCGACGTCAGGTCTCTAAGACTCTTAATGTCTCGCCGATGTGTTATAGCAATTAGATATAAATCATCTAcctggaagaggaggacagacatTATTATTAGGCAATTTACTGGAATCTAAAATCTTCCTGATCCAACTCTGGTTTTATAAGGATTATTCTTTAATGTTAATTGGATCCcattcttcctggggtccatacatatatacatttacacAATTACATACACAGTTTAATGAAGATTACACATGTACATTAACACATATTTCTATAAACATATACTATCACTCctattaattaaaatacattcagattaattttattcatttttttcttatttatttgagtCTATTACATAATAGCTTTGTACAATACAGTTTTTTTCAGTGCATTAGTTCTGGGCTGAcgcaaagaaaaacagcagcttatGGTCCATCTGGTATCATACTTATGTGTGACACCGGTTTAGAAAGAGTCGCAGTTAAAGTTCAGAGTTTTGGAAAAGACCACTTGCCGTCTCATGTGTTATATTTAATGTGAAAGGATTTTTGAGCTTTTGCAAAAGGCATTTCATCACAACAGAAGCAGATGTCTTGATACACTTTAAGGACTGTAGTGTAGCATTCAGTCCCAGATAATGcacatgtttgtatttattttgtatgcaaaTGATGGATATGttgcatttacatttctgtgcatatatataatgtgtgtaaatatactATGGACATGTGGAGTACATGTACAAACTGTAGCCTAGGACACGTACAGTGTCTCTCATATTCTGATGTTctgcatattttgttttgtcttttcttgaaTGTTTTCTACAGGGGATCAGTAAAGGTGCatcatttggtttgtttgctctgGGCTGCCGTAGAAACATGGCTGCACAACAAGGTGGGATTCACGGAAGAGAACATATACTTatgaaaactgaatttaatttctTGTATTAGATGTGTAAAACATGTTGGTCTCTGGCGTCTAAAAGTTCTTTAGTTAACTACTCTGTATCCAGATGTTTCACTGTGTCCAGTGCTGCTGTTCTCTCACCTGTTTTTGGTCCCATTTGAAATCGGGGAGGAGGACAAAGCCAACCTCAGGGTCTGGATCTTCATAAACTATCCTCTCAGTCTCTGCCTTCTTCTCCAGGATGTTGTAAACCCACTGAAGACGGTAAAATGTGAGTAAACGTTAATGTTAGTCATTCCAGAGTGTATCATGCAGCAGAGGAGGTGATTTCAGGAGAATGACCTGCACGCTGAAACCCTGCTTCTGGATATAGGGAAGAGTGATGGACTGGTAGTCGTCCCCGGTCTCCTCCATCAGGTAAGACTCCTGACACTGGTATTTCTTTACATGTTTCTCTGTGGCCGGACACACCACTGTGGTCTTAATCTCTGCAAATTAGAAACACGCAGATTTATCTTTCCAGGTGGTCGACGACGGGGA
Protein-coding regions in this window:
- the dcps gene encoding m7GpppX diphosphatase: MADNTAKRELDAAGSDELSPEVKRAKTEDENGGENGKEAECENVLSGFKTSSVLRDSAREKNIFIHGKVADQDAVVILEKTPIREDTLTELFTHSTLKLVMKNDIYSTYQLQPPPRFNEIKTTVVCPATEKHVKKYQCQESYLMEETGDDYQSITLPYIQKQGFSVQWVYNILEKKAETERIVYEDPDPEVGFVLLPDFKWDQKQVDDLYLIAITHRRDIKSLRDLTSEHLPLLQNMFQKGKEIILQRYNLPASKLRVYLHYQPSYYHLHVHFTKLGYEAPGCGVERAHLLADVIQNLQSDPQYYKTRTLYFPLRADDGLLSMFKEAGKL